In Raphanus sativus cultivar WK10039 chromosome 5, ASM80110v3, whole genome shotgun sequence, the following proteins share a genomic window:
- the LOC108860602 gene encoding uncharacterized protein LOC108860602 — protein sequence MPPRRATRAQIARDAREAQDEHVQPAVPQVDQEAMRQIVQDAARQAAQEAVQQIAQETARQAAQEAARVAAQEVARQLAAAQQGPQVQMQQGPQIQVQQAPPVQVQQAPPVQAQQDDQIPDQQAPLPQIPVQRVPAQQFAQGVQDLPPPPPRPQVRQAYDETFYRLTRHMRDMDMEHFSGTIDPIAAHDWKLALKRKLEIIECPPELSLRLTMQYLRGDALVWWEGIRLDHDGLERLTFEDFIREFDRKYFPEEAMDKQKSDFDHISQGEMSVREYERRFNQLRRFAGGGITEKDLIRRFLKGMRVDIRNRCRVVTYQRLGDLVEKAAEQEEGLAEEKKLTRAAQIKFGKAPESQRRAGDHSGSPRCPRCHRSHSGQCVRCLVCGKPGHIARYCRVKPLDAPPVGQITAPTAPVAANQFCYGCNQSGHFVRDCPRRGNAALPPPPKRLAIAPRVFTVGDAQGAEPIAGTLLIQTCCVFSTLVLWLSFVVSKNLV from the coding sequence ATGCCGCCGAGGAGAGCTACTCGTGCCCAGATTGCCAGAGATGCTAGAGAGGCTCAGGATGAGCATGTTCAGCCCGCGGTTCCTCAGGTTGACCAGGAGGCTATGAGACAGATTGTTCAGGATGCTGCTAGACAGGCTGCTCAGGAGGCAGTCCAGCAGATTGCTCAGGAGACAGCCAGGCAAGCCGCTCAAGAGGCTGCCCGAGTAGCTGCACAAGAGGTTGCTCGTCAGTTGGCTGCAGCTCAGCAAGGTCCTCAGGTTCAGATGCAGCAGGGTCCGCAGATTCAGGTTCAGCAGGCTCCACCAGTTCAGGTTCAGCAGGCTCCACCAGTTCAGGCTCAGCAGGATGATCAGATTCCCGATCAGCAGGCTCCTCTTCCTCAGATCCCAGTGCAGCGTGTTCCAGCTCAGCAGTTTGCTCAGGGTGTTCAGGATCTACCGCCACCACCACCGCGACCCCAGGTTCGCCAGGCTTATGATGAGACATTCTACAGATTGACGCGCCATATGAGAGACATGGATATGGAGCATTTTAGCGGGACAATAGATCCCATAGCAGCGCACGATTGGAAGTTAGCGCTTAAGCGGAAGTTGGAGATTATTGAGTGTCCACCGGAGTTGTCTCTCAGATTGACTATGCAGTACTTGCGTGGAGATGCTCTTGTTTGGTGGGAAGGAATTCGATTGGATCATGATGGACTCGAGAGACTTACTTTTGAAGATTTCATCCGGGAGTTTGATAGGAAGTACTTTCCGGAAGAGGCTATGGATAAGCAGAAGAGTGATTTTGATCATATAAGCCAGGGGGAGATGTCAGTAAGAGAATATGAGCGGAGGTTTAACCAACTTCGCAGATTTGCTGGAGGTGGTATTACAGAAAAAGATTTGATCAGGAGGTTTTTAAAGGGGATGCGAGTGGATATTCGCAACAGATGTCGTGTTGTTACTTACCAGAGATTGGGAGATTTGGTGGAGAAAGCCGCTGAGCAGGAAGAAGGTTTAGCAGAAGAGAAGAAGCTTACTAGAGCTGCTCAGATTAAGTTTGGGAAAGCTCCGGAGTCCCAGAGGAGAGCAGGAGACCACTCGGGATCACCGAGATGTCCTCGTTGCCACCGCAGTCATAGTGGGCAGTGTGTGAGGTGCCTTGTTTGCGGTAAGCCAGGACACATTGCGAGGTATTGTCGGGTTAAGCCATTGGATGCGCCACCAGTCGGGCAGATTACCGCGCCAACAGCACCAGTAGCGGCAAACCAGTTTTGTTATGGCTGTAACCAGTCGGGTCATTTCGTCAGAGATTGTCCCAGGAGGGGCAATGCAGCGCTTCCACCACCACCAAAGCGCCTAGCCATCGCCCCACGTGTGTTTACGGTTGGAGATGCCCAGGGAGCCGAGCCGATAGCGGGTACGCTTCTTATTCAGACTTGTTGTGTTTTCAGTACTTTGGTTTTGTGGTTATCATTTGTAGTTAGTAAAAATCTCGTGTAG